Proteins from a genomic interval of Puniceicoccaceae bacterium:
- the accB gene encoding acetyl-CoA carboxylase biotin carboxyl carrier protein — MNITEIRKLVEIITENDLREFELDEGDFSIRIRRGAEPVHTPVYAPAPTAPATSPVAPAAAPAPAANEAGTDVIKSPMVGTFYRAPSPDSEPFVAEGKKVSADTVVCIIEAMKVMNEIQSEVSGTIVEVLVQDGDAVEFGQPLFKVKA, encoded by the coding sequence ATGAATATTACGGAGATTCGCAAACTAGTTGAAATCATCACTGAAAATGACCTGAGAGAGTTTGAACTCGATGAGGGAGATTTTTCGATTCGGATTCGTCGTGGAGCTGAACCCGTGCATACGCCTGTGTATGCACCTGCGCCAACGGCGCCTGCGACTTCACCGGTTGCACCTGCGGCAGCTCCAGCACCTGCAGCGAATGAAGCCGGGACCGATGTGATCAAATCTCCGATGGTTGGAACCTTTTATCGTGCACCTTCGCCGGACAGTGAACCCTTTGTTGCCGAGGGCAAAAAAGTATCGGCTGACACGGTGGTGTGCATCATCGAGGCAATGAAGGTGATGAATGAGATTCAGTCGGAAGTCAGCGGGACGATTGTGGAAGTCCTCGTTCAGGACGGGGATGCGGTTGAATTTGGGCAGCCCCTGTTCAAGGTGAAGGCCTGA
- the accC gene encoding acetyl-CoA carboxylase biotin carboxylase subunit → MFKKVLIANRGEIALRIIRACRELDVKTLAVYSQADELSLHTQLANEAICIGPPPSNQSYLRVERILSAAEIGDVDAIHPGYGFLAENAEFAEQCASCNIKFIGPSPQAIRLMGDKATARETVKAAGVPIIPGSDGPLSSEKEAIETAQKIGFPVIIKAVAGGGGRGMRVAHNAVAFAKEYATAKNEAEKAFGNGDVYIEKFIENPRHIEFQILADSFGNVVHLGERDCSIQRRHQKVIEEAPSPFLTPELRQQMGDAAIKAAKAVDYENAGTVEFLVDTDGSFYFIEMNTRIQVEHPVTEEITGVDLLQEQLRIASGLPLSFTQEQVKFSKHAIECRICAEDPKKNFMPSPGMVELFYAPGGLGVRVDSHVYSGYHIPPHYDSMIAKVIAVGENREKAIQRMDRALNECIIHGIKTNTTFLKAILGNPTFQRGETTTRFIADNIDKLNLQ, encoded by the coding sequence ATGTTCAAAAAGGTACTGATCGCGAACCGTGGAGAAATTGCTCTGCGCATCATCCGGGCGTGCAGGGAACTCGACGTGAAAACCCTTGCAGTCTATTCACAGGCGGACGAATTGTCCCTGCACACGCAATTGGCGAATGAGGCCATCTGCATCGGTCCACCGCCGAGCAACCAGAGCTATCTGCGCGTGGAACGCATTCTCAGCGCAGCCGAGATTGGAGATGTGGATGCCATTCATCCCGGCTACGGTTTTCTTGCAGAGAATGCGGAATTTGCTGAGCAGTGTGCGTCGTGCAACATCAAATTCATCGGACCCTCACCCCAGGCCATTCGACTCATGGGCGACAAAGCGACTGCCAGAGAAACGGTCAAGGCAGCTGGCGTGCCCATCATCCCGGGTAGCGATGGACCGCTTTCATCTGAGAAGGAAGCGATCGAAACAGCACAGAAAATCGGTTTTCCTGTGATCATCAAAGCAGTTGCTGGCGGTGGAGGTCGAGGCATGCGCGTGGCGCACAATGCAGTGGCCTTTGCCAAAGAGTATGCCACTGCCAAAAACGAGGCGGAGAAAGCGTTTGGGAATGGGGATGTTTACATCGAAAAGTTCATTGAAAATCCGCGCCACATCGAGTTTCAGATTTTGGCAGATTCCTTTGGCAATGTCGTGCATCTCGGGGAGCGGGACTGCTCCATCCAGCGTCGGCACCAGAAGGTGATCGAAGAAGCTCCTTCTCCCTTTTTGACCCCTGAACTGCGCCAGCAGATGGGGGATGCTGCGATCAAGGCGGCAAAAGCGGTGGACTACGAAAATGCGGGCACGGTCGAGTTTCTTGTCGATACGGATGGCAGTTTTTATTTCATCGAAATGAATACCCGCATCCAGGTGGAGCATCCGGTCACCGAAGAAATTACGGGAGTGGACTTGTTGCAGGAACAGCTGCGCATCGCGTCCGGACTGCCGCTGAGCTTCACACAGGAACAGGTGAAATTCAGCAAACATGCGATCGAATGCCGTATCTGTGCGGAGGACCCGAAGAAGAATTTTATGCCCAGTCCGGGCATGGTTGAACTCTTCTATGCTCCAGGCGGCTTGGGGGTGCGCGTGGACAGCCATGTTTACAGCGGGTATCACATTCCACCTCACTATGACAGCATGATCGCGAAGGTGATCGCGGTTGGTGAAAATCGTGAGAAGGCCATCCAGCGAATGGACAGAGCACTAAATGAGTGTATAATTCATGGTATCAAAACCAACACGACATTCCTGAAAGCAATCCTGGGAAATCCCACTTTTCAGCGCGGGGAGACAACAACCCGCTTCATTGCAGACAACATCGATAAACTCAATCTACAGTAA
- a CDS encoding ABC transporter ATP-binding protein, which produces MHPTRDLPPARSGTDASAPLLQVRGMGKRYPDGWELQPFDLEVHPGEIVGLLGPNGAGKTTTLEGILALRPPDTGSVTILGMDALANPLPCREHIGALLQTTALPDAMTPLQALRMMGAFYRTRIHPGELLEDLGLTDQAHQRFHTLSGGQRQRLALALSLVNNPRLLLLDEPATGLDPAMRHELLSLLVTRKKRGNGILLATHLLEDAERFCDRVIILHNGAPIASGTPVELIRQAGLATELNLQTQRPVQLDSIGPIRGAIRLRVLDDTLHVLTSDLQSSLLDLILCLEQLQNPLLHLDMHPPSLESAYLALTQTESTPFPANLNPTH; this is translated from the coding sequence ATGCACCCTACCCGGGATCTGCCGCCTGCACGATCAGGCACTGACGCTTCTGCCCCGCTCCTGCAGGTTCGCGGCATGGGGAAGCGCTATCCCGACGGCTGGGAATTGCAGCCCTTTGATCTCGAGGTCCACCCTGGCGAAATCGTAGGTTTGCTTGGACCAAACGGAGCAGGCAAAACCACAACTCTCGAAGGCATCCTTGCGCTTCGCCCACCCGACACGGGAAGCGTTACCATCCTGGGAATGGATGCACTGGCAAATCCGCTGCCCTGTCGGGAACACATTGGTGCCCTGTTGCAGACTACGGCACTGCCCGATGCCATGACGCCACTGCAAGCCCTGCGAATGATGGGCGCATTCTACCGCACCCGCATCCATCCCGGGGAGCTGCTTGAGGACCTTGGCCTCACGGATCAGGCGCACCAGCGCTTCCACACGCTGTCGGGTGGCCAACGTCAACGTCTCGCCCTGGCACTTTCTCTGGTCAACAATCCCAGGTTGTTGCTGTTGGATGAACCCGCAACCGGCCTCGACCCTGCCATGCGACATGAACTTCTCTCGCTGCTCGTAACACGAAAGAAACGGGGCAACGGCATCCTGCTGGCCACCCACCTGCTTGAGGATGCCGAACGATTCTGCGACCGGGTCATCATTCTTCACAATGGAGCACCGATTGCCTCGGGGACCCCGGTCGAACTGATCCGGCAAGCTGGACTTGCAACCGAACTGAATCTGCAAACCCAGCGTCCCGTGCAACTCGATTCCATCGGTCCCATCCGTGGAGCCATTCGCCTGCGAGTTCTCGACGACACGTTGCACGTGCTGACGAGCGACCTGCAATCCAGCTTGCTCGATCTGATACTGTGCCTGGAGCAACTGCAAAACCCACTGCTGCACCTCGACATGCACCCCCCCTCACTCGAGAGTGCCTACCTCGCCTTGACTCAAACAGAGTCGACTCCCTTTCCAGCCAACCTCAACCCTACACACTGA
- a CDS encoding cytidine/deoxycytidylate deaminase family protein, which produces MSDAQQTPSTQLTGQVAAIISSTPDRPSWDDYFMSTALLISSRSACERLHVGCIIVSGGNHKNRIIAAGYNGFLPGAPHTSRVRDGHEQATVHAEQNAIADAARRGIPLEGSTAYITHFPCINCAKILAAAGIKQIKYHLDYKNDPFVCELLAESKITIVKH; this is translated from the coding sequence ATGAGTGATGCACAGCAAACCCCGTCAACCCAACTCACCGGGCAGGTTGCCGCGATCATTTCCTCCACCCCTGACCGACCTTCGTGGGACGACTATTTTATGTCGACAGCGCTGTTGATCTCAAGCCGTTCAGCCTGTGAGCGCCTGCATGTCGGTTGCATCATCGTATCAGGAGGAAACCACAAAAATCGCATCATCGCCGCTGGTTACAACGGATTTCTGCCCGGTGCGCCACACACATCGCGCGTGAGAGACGGACACGAACAGGCCACCGTACATGCAGAGCAAAATGCCATTGCAGATGCAGCACGACGCGGGATACCGCTCGAGGGTTCCACAGCCTACATCACCCATTTTCCGTGCATCAATTGCGCAAAGATTCTCGCTGCAGCAGGTATCAAGCAAATCAAATATCACCTGGACTACAAAAACGATCCCTTCGTCTGTGAGCTGCTTGCCGAATCAAAGATTACCATAGTGAAGCACTAA
- a CDS encoding Asp23/Gls24 family envelope stress response protein → MNELNSEEIRNDAGVPEISDDQGKLGEIQIALPVVENMVRMITLEVDGVVDVLGGSSNAISGIFSNKGENRSGVRVSEDEAGGYSIEIRVSLQFGVELASVAYTIQSLVIDRIAKMTSKSVTKVDVFIDKVEKARPKPETTDEAPAKESTEKASKKKTSEPKPEKETKAD, encoded by the coding sequence ATGAATGAACTGAATTCTGAAGAAATCCGTAATGATGCCGGTGTACCCGAGATCAGTGATGATCAGGGCAAGCTGGGTGAAATCCAAATCGCGCTGCCCGTTGTCGAAAACATGGTGCGCATGATCACGCTCGAAGTGGATGGGGTGGTCGATGTTTTGGGTGGATCCTCCAATGCCATCTCCGGTATCTTTTCCAACAAGGGTGAAAACCGCTCCGGTGTGCGTGTGAGCGAAGACGAGGCAGGTGGATATTCCATCGAGATCAGGGTGTCGCTCCAGTTTGGGGTGGAATTGGCAAGTGTTGCCTACACGATCCAAAGTCTCGTGATCGACCGCATTGCGAAGATGACGTCCAAATCGGTAACCAAGGTGGATGTTTTCATCGACAAGGTTGAGAAGGCTCGTCCAAAACCAGAAACAACTGACGAAGCCCCTGCCAAGGAGAGCACCGAAAAGGCTTCCAAAAAGAAGACTTCCGAGCCGAAACCGGAAAAGGAAACCAAGGCTGACTGA
- a CDS encoding ABC transporter permease, with translation MRGWCQHFWITLQLNYQSWRSLSYGYLMPVLFLLGFGSVFQQGQPRLLEQMGQILTITILGSTCMGMATALVSERERGLWRRYELLPIPTHYLLLSVAAVRLIIVLLAVLLQLVLARWIYGTPFPTHGWAFAAILPVVFGGFLGLGLMLAALAKDVPSVQALGQCIFLPMILIGGVGIPLSALPDWAARVACFMPGRYAVELLQACYRTEMPPWTDLQFALLSLVGIGACASIAAFRLVRWDTCLHLSRSSVGWISFALIAWAGVGGLAMVTDRTASSIPLKGPDSLLIGQNEIAQISFEILPEDHGFYAPLAPPLAGQRLTHRMTELQPRLNAWAPGKMQDPMQTTLNLLSVAAIADISQDRSEAIVARMVFDQLKLHFDEATLTHTLAWVILNPDQGRVITSAPELGFVHQVNPQIARERCDWYARKFLGRLIGKIPENP, from the coding sequence ATGCGCGGTTGGTGCCAACACTTCTGGATCACACTGCAGCTCAACTACCAAAGCTGGCGCTCCCTGTCCTACGGGTATCTCATGCCAGTGCTGTTTCTGTTGGGATTTGGCAGCGTCTTTCAACAGGGACAACCGAGGTTGCTCGAACAGATGGGGCAAATCCTGACGATCACAATTCTGGGCAGCACCTGCATGGGCATGGCGACCGCCCTGGTTTCAGAGCGGGAGCGCGGACTTTGGCGACGCTATGAACTTCTGCCCATTCCCACGCATTATCTATTACTCAGTGTCGCAGCCGTTCGCCTGATCATCGTGCTGTTGGCGGTGCTGCTGCAACTTGTCCTCGCCCGCTGGATCTATGGAACCCCATTTCCGACACATGGATGGGCCTTCGCCGCCATCTTACCAGTGGTCTTCGGCGGGTTTCTCGGACTTGGCCTGATGCTTGCCGCCCTCGCAAAGGATGTTCCATCCGTTCAGGCTCTGGGGCAATGCATCTTCCTTCCCATGATTCTCATCGGCGGAGTCGGCATTCCTCTCTCTGCCCTGCCGGACTGGGCAGCACGTGTCGCATGCTTCATGCCTGGGCGCTACGCCGTCGAACTGCTTCAAGCCTGCTACCGCACCGAAATGCCTCCTTGGACCGATCTGCAGTTTGCCCTGCTCTCCCTCGTTGGGATCGGCGCATGTGCCAGCATCGCGGCCTTTCGTCTGGTGCGCTGGGATACCTGTCTACACCTTTCCCGCTCATCAGTGGGCTGGATCAGCTTTGCGCTGATCGCCTGGGCTGGAGTGGGAGGCCTTGCGATGGTAACAGATCGCACCGCTTCATCCATTCCGCTCAAGGGACCCGATAGCTTGCTGATCGGTCAAAACGAAATTGCTCAAATCTCTTTTGAAATCCTACCGGAAGATCACGGTTTTTATGCTCCGCTGGCTCCTCCTCTTGCAGGTCAACGCCTCACCCACCGCATGACCGAATTGCAGCCACGCCTGAACGCATGGGCACCCGGAAAAATGCAGGACCCCATGCAAACAACACTCAATCTGCTCAGTGTAGCCGCCATCGCCGACATCAGCCAGGACCGCTCCGAGGCGATTGTCGCCCGCATGGTCTTTGATCAGCTGAAGCTGCATTTTGATGAAGCAACCCTGACTCACACTCTCGCCTGGGTGATCCTGAACCCCGACCAGGGAAGGGTCATCACCTCCGCTCCCGAACTGGGATTTGTACACCAGGTCAATCCGCAAATCGCCCGGGAACGCTGCGACTGGTATGCGCGCAAGTTTCTGGGCAGGTTGATTGGAAAAATCCCGGAAAACCCGTAG
- a CDS encoding VTT domain-containing protein, with translation MKHYGMIAACIVLFVIAGFVGVQWMGVEWLNDPSSTMQQGAGWAALIGGGLLLADVFIPVPSSVVMMAHGAMLGVGVGFLVSWVASIGGAMLGWWIGRYCKAWVSRHIAQAEQDRVLQLFEQYGLLAIVISRMLPILSETVSIMAGLVGMGWKRVMIASALGAFPPALIYAIAGALSVNAVHGAWIAGAVFAIAGLSWWISKRLCQTRSMGSGRV, from the coding sequence ATGAAGCACTATGGAATGATCGCGGCATGTATCGTCCTGTTTGTAATAGCAGGATTTGTCGGAGTGCAGTGGATGGGTGTGGAATGGTTGAACGACCCTTCGAGCACGATGCAACAGGGTGCGGGCTGGGCCGCGCTGATTGGCGGTGGATTGCTGTTGGCAGATGTGTTCATTCCGGTTCCATCATCGGTGGTGATGATGGCGCATGGTGCAATGCTGGGCGTTGGCGTTGGATTTCTAGTCTCGTGGGTGGCATCAATCGGTGGAGCCATGCTGGGCTGGTGGATCGGTCGATACTGCAAGGCATGGGTTTCGCGACACATCGCTCAGGCTGAACAGGACCGAGTGCTGCAGCTGTTTGAACAGTATGGACTTTTGGCGATTGTGATTTCGCGCATGCTGCCAATCCTCAGCGAGACGGTTTCGATTATGGCGGGACTTGTCGGCATGGGCTGGAAGCGTGTCATGATTGCCAGTGCACTGGGAGCATTTCCACCAGCACTGATTTACGCGATTGCGGGAGCGTTATCCGTGAACGCTGTGCACGGTGCCTGGATTGCGGGAGCAGTGTTTGCCATCGCAGGCTTGAGCTGGTGGATCAGCAAGCGCTTGTGTCAAACCCGATCCATGGGTTCGGGGCGGGTGTGA
- a CDS encoding ATP-binding protein, which produces MTDILLILLALASLFLAWQLFRIWSILQDFSEAIEHRNPYLQHTPSRTVKFFRIDLLIEHYTRLLDHERRMQGFELEMQNQIEAVLGKIQEAVFSIDSNNIIIHANQSACTTFNEGRPIRGKRMEELIRNPEFLDSVHHAKRGRSRFNREIAMRVSGKSLWFEVSATPIPKSAAHPYGSIIFVFHDITRLKELETVKNNFVANVSHELKTPITIIKGFTETLIDEGHAMDEQTRSKFLKKIETNSERLHLIVQDLLTLSRIESEPSYLQKTPTPIKPMLEAVADTTQSLIRPQQHFTLNNEAGDIVVPMDEFKISQVLQNLIDNSIRYADEDSHIELHVFTRSEPQPRLICQVIDDGKGIPEADLPNIFRRFYRVDKARSRLRGGTGLGLSIARGIVQLHNGDISAHNRKSGGLCVEFHLPLNEVDEASPTSRH; this is translated from the coding sequence ATGACTGATATCTTGCTCATTCTGCTGGCCCTCGCCAGTCTGTTCCTGGCGTGGCAGTTGTTTCGAATCTGGAGCATCCTACAGGATTTTTCTGAGGCGATTGAACATCGCAATCCATACCTGCAACACACACCGTCCCGCACGGTGAAGTTCTTTCGAATAGACCTACTGATTGAACACTACACGCGCTTGCTTGACCACGAGCGCCGCATGCAGGGATTTGAATTGGAAATGCAAAATCAGATCGAAGCCGTGCTGGGAAAAATCCAGGAAGCCGTGTTCTCGATCGATTCCAACAACATCATCATCCACGCCAACCAATCCGCATGCACGACCTTCAACGAAGGCCGCCCCATCCGGGGAAAACGCATGGAGGAACTCATTCGCAATCCCGAATTTCTCGACAGTGTGCATCACGCAAAGCGCGGACGTTCGCGTTTCAACAGGGAAATCGCCATGCGCGTCTCCGGTAAGTCGCTCTGGTTTGAAGTTTCGGCCACGCCCATCCCCAAATCAGCCGCCCACCCCTATGGTTCTATCATTTTTGTGTTTCACGACATCACTCGACTCAAAGAACTCGAAACGGTGAAAAACAACTTCGTGGCCAATGTCTCCCACGAACTCAAAACACCCATCACAATCATCAAGGGCTTTACCGAAACCCTCATCGACGAAGGCCATGCGATGGATGAGCAGACTCGCTCCAAGTTCCTGAAAAAAATCGAGACCAATTCCGAACGCCTGCATTTGATCGTTCAAGATTTGCTCACTCTCTCCCGTATCGAATCCGAACCATCCTATCTGCAAAAAACTCCTACGCCCATCAAGCCCATGCTGGAAGCTGTGGCAGATACCACACAATCCCTGATCCGCCCTCAGCAGCACTTCACCCTCAACAATGAGGCAGGGGATATTGTCGTTCCGATGGATGAATTCAAAATCAGCCAGGTACTGCAAAACCTGATCGACAATTCCATTCGTTACGCCGACGAAGACAGCCACATCGAGTTACACGTTTTCACCCGAAGTGAACCGCAACCCCGTCTCATTTGCCAGGTAATTGACGACGGAAAGGGCATCCCTGAAGCGGATCTGCCCAATATTTTTCGACGATTTTATCGTGTCGATAAGGCTCGGTCACGATTGCGTGGCGGCACTGGACTCGGGCTAAGCATCGCCCGGGGCATCGTGCAGCTGCACAACGGTGATATTTCAGCCCACAACCGGAAATCCGGAGGATTGTGCGTCGAGTTTCATCTACCGCTCAATGAAGTGGACGAAGCTTCGCCCACTTCGCGTCATTGA
- a CDS encoding ATP-binding protein, with translation MHLNNISQTTLSFGGFAYCPQMPLRWYLTLGRVWGRIACVAGVICGCEIVSSSMGGNGTESLVFSAMSVFGALYFGSSKGTKDDPDPTLNCPTHLGDTLFFRFDIREGWKLKHLSANAEQILRMHPNALLQHPQTWWDHVYPEDRQRMDKTLDMLTSGQPAALEYRFVRGDGSVYWVRDEFVPMLDASAKVVEVQGIRWDLSQWKRHSERLPTSGDYVEMTLENAPGGVMILDAQGCIVELNKEMRRKTGYGAEIPPGCTVMDLLSPSNARDLDRWFAALSDLGEAQVEIQCNPRSQIEQRFELRGHGLGGGYSLVHVVDVTLERVAEHRIARRDQLIHALVHSMNQLLDGSAWEPQATQSFFREMLQRLGKALQVDVALIATCDPDSSPLLGHSDDGFAIMDSWYRQGMAPDESWSEQVFPWAGAATSWRSRLQNRRAVIERVESEFAWATAHPIMQATGANSLFLVPMWVEGKLWGFMAFGKIDGMERWKIVDRRIIVAAVDAISLAIRNRLQQLEIDRKQEELKRQIGISEARAEESRLANQAKSEFVANMSHEIRTPLNSIIGFTSLLLDSDLPEEYMEWLHMVQLSGKSLLGLVDEILDFSKLESGEVSFHAKPNRIVNVLQEAVELLQHEAHDKGIEVTTELPPSDIWLEVDDSRLKEVMVNLFGNAIKFTEKGSIAIRANVMSTPGESLQRLRVEIEDTGIGIPEDKLDLIFKPFSQADSSTTRKYGGTGLGLAIARNLCRRMQGDIEVKSEQGVGSTFSFEVQAKRVPGPEGFEIPPAGNDPKVNFQKLMNNGLGRGFPIRILVAEDNLTNQKVVRLILKRLGYEATFVENGRLALERVQAEPFDLILMDIHMPEMDGIEATEAIRNWEMDTERERKLWIVALTAHAMSGDRERCLNAGMNDYLTKPVNIKALLDSMQQCIRYVHGMDEVDSLPGKPPHS, from the coding sequence ATGCATCTCAACAACATCAGTCAAACCACGCTTTCGTTTGGGGGCTTTGCCTATTGTCCTCAAATGCCCCTTCGCTGGTACCTGACTTTGGGGCGTGTCTGGGGCAGGATTGCTTGTGTGGCTGGAGTCATTTGTGGCTGCGAAATTGTTTCATCTTCGATGGGTGGAAACGGAACGGAGTCACTGGTATTCAGTGCGATGAGTGTATTTGGAGCACTGTATTTTGGTTCCTCGAAAGGCACGAAGGACGATCCGGATCCGACGCTGAATTGTCCAACCCATCTGGGAGACACCCTGTTTTTTCGATTCGATATTCGTGAGGGGTGGAAGCTCAAGCACCTGAGTGCCAATGCTGAGCAAATCCTGCGAATGCATCCCAATGCATTGCTGCAGCATCCACAGACCTGGTGGGATCATGTGTATCCGGAGGATCGGCAGCGAATGGATAAAACGTTGGACATGCTGACATCGGGTCAACCTGCTGCGCTCGAATACCGGTTTGTGCGAGGAGATGGGTCCGTTTATTGGGTTCGCGATGAGTTTGTGCCGATGTTGGATGCATCGGCCAAGGTTGTGGAGGTTCAGGGAATACGCTGGGACCTTTCCCAGTGGAAGCGCCACTCCGAGCGATTGCCGACGAGTGGGGACTATGTTGAGATGACATTGGAGAACGCTCCTGGCGGTGTGATGATCCTCGACGCGCAAGGGTGCATCGTTGAGTTGAACAAGGAAATGCGGCGGAAGACTGGGTATGGTGCTGAAATCCCTCCGGGCTGTACGGTGATGGATCTGCTGAGTCCATCCAATGCACGGGACTTGGATCGCTGGTTTGCGGCTCTGTCGGATTTGGGTGAGGCTCAGGTCGAGATTCAATGCAATCCGCGCAGCCAGATTGAACAGCGCTTTGAACTCAGAGGCCATGGACTTGGGGGTGGATATTCCCTTGTGCATGTGGTTGATGTGACGCTCGAGCGCGTCGCAGAGCATCGAATCGCACGCCGGGATCAACTGATTCATGCACTGGTGCACTCCATGAACCAGTTGCTCGATGGATCGGCCTGGGAACCGCAGGCAACACAATCCTTTTTTCGTGAGATGCTGCAGCGCCTTGGCAAGGCATTGCAGGTGGATGTTGCGTTGATTGCGACCTGCGACCCAGATTCCAGCCCGTTGCTGGGCCACAGTGATGATGGGTTTGCCATCATGGACTCCTGGTATCGGCAGGGCATGGCTCCGGACGAGTCCTGGTCGGAGCAGGTCTTTCCCTGGGCGGGTGCGGCAACCAGCTGGCGAAGCCGCTTGCAGAACCGCAGGGCCGTGATTGAACGGGTGGAGTCGGAGTTTGCCTGGGCGACTGCCCATCCCATTATGCAGGCAACGGGCGCGAACTCGCTGTTTCTGGTTCCCATGTGGGTAGAGGGCAAGTTGTGGGGGTTCATGGCATTTGGAAAAATCGATGGCATGGAACGCTGGAAAATCGTGGACCGGCGCATCATTGTCGCGGCAGTTGATGCCATTTCCCTTGCGATACGGAATCGCTTGCAGCAGCTTGAGATTGATCGCAAGCAGGAGGAGTTGAAGCGACAAATTGGGATTTCAGAGGCGCGAGCTGAAGAGTCTCGCCTGGCCAATCAGGCAAAGAGTGAGTTTGTGGCGAACATGAGCCATGAGATCCGCACACCGCTCAACAGCATCATCGGATTCACCAGCCTACTGCTCGACAGTGATCTTCCGGAAGAATACATGGAATGGCTGCACATGGTACAACTGAGCGGAAAGAGTCTGCTTGGCCTTGTGGATGAAATTCTCGATTTTTCAAAGCTGGAATCGGGTGAGGTTTCCTTCCATGCCAAACCCAACCGGATTGTGAATGTCTTGCAGGAAGCGGTTGAGTTGCTGCAACACGAGGCCCATGACAAAGGCATTGAGGTGACGACCGAACTTCCCCCTTCAGATATTTGGTTGGAAGTGGATGATTCGAGGCTGAAGGAAGTGATGGTGAACTTGTTTGGAAATGCGATCAAGTTTACGGAGAAGGGAAGCATTGCGATTCGGGCTAACGTGATGTCAACGCCGGGTGAATCGCTGCAGCGGCTTCGCGTTGAGATTGAGGATACGGGTATTGGTATTCCAGAAGACAAACTGGACCTTATTTTTAAACCCTTTTCCCAGGCGGATTCCTCCACGACTCGAAAATACGGAGGCACGGGATTGGGACTGGCGATTGCGCGAAACCTTTGCCGCCGCATGCAGGGAGACATTGAAGTGAAAAGTGAGCAGGGCGTAGGATCGACCTTCAGTTTTGAAGTCCAGGCCAAACGAGTACCAGGCCCTGAGGGATTTGAGATTCCACCTGCCGGAAACGATCCAAAAGTGAATTTTCAGAAATTGATGAACAATGGCCTTGGGCGCGGATTCCCCATTCGCATTCTGGTTGCCGAGGACAATTTAACCAACCAAAAAGTAGTTCGGCTGATCCTGAAACGACTCGGATATGAGGCAACCTTTGTCGAGAATGGGCGACTGGCGCTCGAGCGTGTGCAGGCCGAACCCTTCGATCTCATCCTGATGGACATTCACATGCCTGAAATGGATGGAATTGAAGCAACGGAAGCCATCCGCAACTGGGAGATGGACACGGAGCGGGAACGGAAGTTATGGATTGTCGCGCTAACCGCGCATGCCATGTCGGGAGACCGCGAGCGCTGTTTGAATGCGGGCATGAATGATTACCTCACCAAACCTGTGAATATCAAGGCATTGCTGGATTCCATGCAACAGTGCATCCGCTATGTCCATGGAATGGATGAGGTGGACTCGCTTCCGGGAAAACCTCCCCATTCTTAG